Proteins encoded by one window of Palaeococcus ferrophilus DSM 13482:
- a CDS encoding DUF4350 domain-containing protein codes for MRRAFYAILLIVGIGLMVMPLSVPVMKSNAKYSVLNTGPRGVSSFGRLLYSRGEIFPLLSTYDSSGLGGKRGTLLVIGPNLAFTDEEVGELKVFLEGGNTLILADDFGTGNALLSALGVKERFSKGEVISPIYREASGSVMTSNVLLPELQKGVEVVVTLRPSAVLNPSKPLVLFPNASLLNGKYGAFTLVDEVSYGSGRIILVSDPDLFTNALFKDNEAFINNLLDYATGPFYIDEAHHSDFNPYTSGTITIKRVVNKEHVFYYVLFVAFVVFIIESGLWLLLLEKMRSLLFFFVKEEKMELEEIVKSLEEEGLDGEVLRKIIREIETGSKLGDAHGR; via the coding sequence GTGATGAAGAGCAACGCAAAGTACAGCGTTTTAAACACGGGCCCCAGGGGTGTTTCAAGCTTCGGAAGGCTCCTCTACTCGAGGGGCGAGATATTCCCCCTCCTCTCTACGTATGATTCCTCCGGCTTGGGGGGGAAGAGGGGCACCCTTCTGGTCATAGGGCCCAACCTAGCCTTCACGGACGAGGAGGTGGGCGAGCTCAAAGTTTTCCTCGAGGGGGGAAACACGCTGATTCTGGCCGATGATTTTGGAACGGGGAACGCCCTTTTAAGCGCTCTGGGTGTTAAGGAACGGTTCTCGAAAGGGGAGGTTATAAGCCCCATCTACCGGGAAGCCTCCGGATCCGTGATGACGTCCAATGTGCTGCTCCCCGAGCTTCAGAAGGGTGTTGAGGTCGTGGTGACGCTCAGACCCTCCGCCGTCCTAAACCCCTCCAAACCGCTGGTGCTCTTTCCCAACGCCTCGCTCCTCAACGGAAAATACGGTGCATTTACACTGGTGGATGAGGTGTCCTACGGTTCCGGGAGGATAATCCTCGTTTCGGACCCGGATCTTTTCACAAACGCCCTGTTTAAAGACAACGAGGCATTTATAAATAACCTCCTTGACTACGCAACGGGGCCATTCTACATCGACGAGGCCCACCATAGCGATTTCAACCCATACACCTCGGGAACAATAACCATAAAGCGGGTTGTCAACAAGGAGCACGTGTTCTACTACGTCCTCTTCGTTGCCTTCGTTGTTTTCATCATTGAGAGCGGCCTCTGGCTTCTCCTTCTCGAGAAGATGCGCTCGCTTCTGTTCTTCTTCGTGAAGGAAGAAAAAATGGAACTTGAGGAAATCGTTAAAAGCCTCGAGGAAGAGGGACTTGACGGCGAGGTGTTGAGGAAGATAATCCGTGAAATAGAGACAGGTTCAAAGCTTGGTGATGCCCATGGACGGTAA
- a CDS encoding AAA family ATPase, with amino-acid sequence MDGKGFMERLKKEIRKAVVGKEDVIELLTIALLSEGHVLIEGIPGVAKTTIAKAFSQAIGLKFSRIQLTPDLLPADIVGIFYYDQKTGEWTIKHGPIFANVVLADEINRAQPKTQSALLEAMQEKQVTIEGTTHRLPEPFFVIATMNPLEHEGVYVLPEAQLDRFMLKVEVGYPPKEEELNLLRRKSTNDFGEIRPIVTHGGLMRLISEAKKVSASDEIIEYIYSIVARTREDERLLFGASPRAGEHLLYAAKASAFLDGRDYVIPDDVKKVAKPVLVHRLILKAEYELEGLKTTDVIEDVLRSTAVPV; translated from the coding sequence ATGGACGGTAAGGGATTCATGGAAAGGCTTAAGAAAGAGATTAGGAAGGCCGTCGTCGGCAAAGAAGATGTAATAGAGTTGCTCACAATAGCCCTCCTATCGGAGGGACATGTCCTCATAGAGGGCATTCCCGGTGTGGCCAAGACAACCATAGCCAAGGCCTTCTCGCAGGCGATAGGGTTGAAGTTTTCGAGAATTCAGCTCACCCCCGACCTCCTTCCAGCGGACATAGTGGGTATCTTCTACTACGACCAGAAAACCGGCGAGTGGACCATAAAGCACGGGCCGATATTTGCCAACGTTGTTCTCGCGGACGAGATAAACAGGGCACAGCCCAAAACCCAGAGCGCCCTCCTAGAGGCGATGCAGGAGAAGCAGGTCACCATCGAGGGCACCACGCACAGACTCCCTGAGCCATTCTTCGTCATAGCCACCATGAACCCTCTGGAGCACGAGGGCGTCTACGTTCTTCCGGAGGCCCAGCTCGACAGGTTCATGCTCAAGGTTGAAGTCGGCTATCCACCAAAGGAAGAGGAGCTTAACCTTCTTCGCAGGAAGAGTACCAACGACTTTGGTGAAATAAGGCCCATTGTGACACATGGGGGCCTCATGAGGCTCATAAGCGAAGCTAAGAAAGTCTCTGCCAGTGACGAAATCATCGAGTACATATACTCGATAGTCGCAAGGACGAGGGAGGATGAGAGACTGCTCTTCGGAGCGTCCCCCAGAGCTGGAGAGCACCTCCTCTACGCGGCAAAGGCCTCGGCTTTCCTCGACGGGAGGGATTATGTCATCCCCGACGATGTCAAGAAGGTGGCAAAGCCCGTCCTCGTGCACAGGCTCATCCTCAAGGCGGAGTACGAGCTCGAAGGATTAAAAACGACGGACGTCATAGAGGACGTTCTGAGGAGCACAGCGGTGCCGGTGTGA
- a CDS encoding DUF58 domain-containing protein has product MTREELLLLLSFLLVLEGYLGENTAPAVLGFFIPLYLLAVKRRVSFQIGGGFEAPKSLEEGRWGKVLLKVRNGGRNARVNVGLNTGGLEVEEPGEVFLSQGEEIEIELRIRAHSKGEFSVGPVKVRAEDERGLYFEDFTLGEEVKLPVYPSVEAIKEAVRSDHNIRLAEMYRRSQFLGSESMEIKELREFQHGDDFKRIDWKASMRLGELIVREMLREEEADVYIFVDNGREMRKGIERAKIDYAATLALQLASNLIKSYRIGMVIYDEENADFLKASRGAAQLGRMRQKLAIRREKKEMSLKFGLQVAVSERAREFLRKVFPLRKGRRGSKGVFEGLSLVKQPSILIFISDLSNPSDLYRAIASARRIHRVLLLSPNPVLFYSKELDEETLKRLYRAYLERERLIKRFGSLVPTLDLGPSDYINEIARVM; this is encoded by the coding sequence ATGACGCGCGAAGAGCTTCTTCTGCTTCTCTCTTTCCTCCTCGTTCTTGAGGGTTACCTCGGTGAGAACACGGCCCCTGCGGTGTTGGGGTTCTTTATCCCCCTCTACCTCCTCGCCGTCAAGAGACGTGTGAGCTTTCAAATTGGCGGTGGCTTTGAGGCGCCAAAAAGCCTCGAGGAGGGTAGGTGGGGGAAGGTTCTTCTTAAAGTGAGGAACGGGGGGAGAAATGCGAGGGTTAACGTGGGGTTGAACACGGGGGGACTTGAAGTTGAGGAACCAGGGGAGGTCTTTCTCTCGCAGGGAGAGGAGATAGAGATCGAGCTGAGGATAAGGGCCCACTCGAAGGGAGAATTTTCGGTGGGGCCCGTGAAAGTGAGAGCGGAGGACGAGAGGGGCCTCTACTTTGAGGACTTTACCCTTGGGGAGGAGGTAAAGCTCCCGGTTTATCCCTCCGTGGAGGCGATAAAGGAGGCGGTGAGGAGCGACCACAACATACGCCTAGCTGAGATGTACAGACGGAGTCAGTTCCTCGGGAGCGAGAGCATGGAGATAAAGGAGCTCCGCGAATTCCAGCACGGGGACGACTTCAAGAGGATAGACTGGAAGGCCTCGATGAGGCTTGGGGAACTCATAGTGAGGGAGATGCTTAGGGAGGAGGAGGCCGACGTTTACATATTCGTTGACAACGGCAGGGAGATGAGGAAGGGCATAGAGAGGGCCAAAATAGACTATGCAGCTACCCTTGCCCTCCAGCTGGCCTCCAACCTTATAAAGTCGTACAGGATTGGGATGGTAATCTACGACGAAGAAAATGCTGACTTCCTGAAGGCCTCCAGGGGAGCGGCGCAGCTGGGGAGAATGAGGCAAAAGCTTGCCATACGGAGGGAGAAGAAGGAGATGAGCCTCAAGTTCGGTCTTCAGGTGGCGGTGAGCGAGAGAGCTAGGGAGTTCTTGAGAAAGGTGTTTCCCCTTAGAAAGGGCAGGCGCGGAAGCAAAGGGGTCTTCGAGGGCCTCTCCCTCGTAAAGCAACCCTCAATCCTCATCTTCATAAGCGACCTTAGTAATCCCTCGGACCTATACAGGGCCATAGCAAGCGCGAGAAGGATTCACCGCGTTCTTCTCCTCTCGCCCAACCCTGTACTGTTCTACTCGAAGGAGCTCGACGAAGAAACCCTAAAGCGGCTCTACAGGGCCTATCTGGAGAGGGAAAGGCTAATCAAACGCTTCGGCTCTCTAGTTCCAACACTCGACCTCGGGCCCAGCGACTATATAAACGAGATAGCGAGGGTGATGTGA